One Rhodoluna sp. KAS3 DNA window includes the following coding sequences:
- a CDS encoding beta-ketoacyl-ACP synthase III codes for MSQPTLKQYETVKFSKIYSLGAARGDLTVTNDDIAGPIDSSDEWIRQRTGIITRKRASADLSLMDMAVSASNEAITKAGIDPSEIGAVIFSTITHPHQTPSAAALLADKIGANPAPAFDISAACAGYCYGIAQADALVRSGVAKYVLVVGGEKLSDFIDPTDRTISFLLGDGAGAAIVGPSDTPGISPTVWGSDGSHWDAVGMSASLLELRDGTASWPTLRQEGLTVFKWAVWEMVKVARQALEVAGITADDLTAIVTHQANIRIIDELAKQLAVPEHVVVARDIVYTGNTSAASIPLAMHALLESGEVKSGGLALEIGFGAGLAFGAQVVVLP; via the coding sequence ATGTCGCAGCCAACTCTCAAGCAGTACGAGACCGTAAAATTCTCGAAAATTTACTCACTCGGCGCCGCTCGTGGTGACCTCACAGTCACCAACGATGACATCGCAGGCCCGATTGACTCGAGTGATGAGTGGATTCGTCAGCGCACCGGCATCATCACCCGCAAGCGCGCAAGCGCTGATTTGAGCCTTATGGACATGGCCGTATCAGCCTCTAACGAAGCCATTACGAAGGCAGGCATCGATCCAAGTGAAATCGGTGCAGTTATTTTTAGCACGATCACTCACCCGCACCAGACACCTTCTGCGGCAGCACTACTTGCCGACAAAATTGGCGCAAACCCAGCACCTGCTTTTGACATTTCGGCCGCCTGCGCCGGCTACTGCTACGGAATTGCCCAGGCAGACGCACTGGTCCGCTCGGGTGTTGCCAAATACGTACTAGTTGTGGGTGGCGAGAAACTTTCAGATTTCATCGACCCAACCGACCGCACAATTTCGTTCCTGCTCGGAGACGGTGCAGGTGCTGCCATCGTGGGCCCTTCAGACACACCAGGAATTAGCCCTACAGTTTGGGGCTCAGATGGTTCGCACTGGGATGCAGTTGGCATGAGCGCCTCACTACTCGAGCTGCGCGACGGTACTGCATCATGGCCGACCTTGCGTCAAGAGGGCCTCACCGTGTTTAAGTGGGCAGTCTGGGAGATGGTTAAGGTTGCTCGCCAGGCGCTCGAAGTGGCCGGCATCACCGCCGATGACCTTACTGCGATTGTCACCCACCAGGCCAACATCCGAATCATTGACGAACTAGCCAAGCAGCTAGCCGTTCCAGAGCACGTAGTTGTGGCCAGGGACATCGTCTACACCGGCAACACTTCGGCCGCATCTATTCCGCTGGCAATGCACGCACTACTTGAGTCAGGCGAGGTAAAGTCCGGGGGTTTGGCACTTGAAATTGGCTTCGGCGCGGGCCTTGCCTTCGGCGCTCAAGTAGTAGTACTCCCGTAA
- a CDS encoding acyl carrier protein — protein sequence MALSQSEVLAGLAEIVNEETGIATEAVQLEKSFTDDLDIDSISMMTIVVNAEDKFGVKIPDEEVKNLITVGDAVNFIVSAQ from the coding sequence ATGGCACTTTCACAGAGCGAAGTACTTGCCGGTCTTGCAGAGATCGTTAACGAAGAGACCGGTATTGCTACCGAGGCTGTTCAGCTAGAGAAGTCATTCACCGACGACCTAGACATCGACTCAATCTCAATGATGACCATCGTTGTTAACGCTGAAGACAAGTTCGGCGTAAAGATCCCTGACGAAGAGGTTAAGAACCTAATCACCGTTGGTGACGCAGTTAACTTCATCGTTTCAGCTCAGTAA
- the fabF gene encoding beta-ketoacyl-ACP synthase II: MSKKIVVTGIGATTPLGGDARSTWQALLAGESGISTLEQEWIARYEIPVTFAGQAKVPAAEVLTPQEAKRLDPSSQFALIAAREAWADAGSPDVEPERLAVEFATGIGGVWTLLDAYDTLKEKGPRRVMPMTVPMLMPNGPAAAIGMEISARGGVRTSVSACASSTEAIANALNRLRSGEVDVIVAGGSEAAIHPMPIAAFASMHALSRRNEEPTRASRPYDVARDGFVMGEGGGALVLETEEHAKARGAKIYAEVVGGAVTSDAYHITAPDPEGSGAARAVLAALKQADAELTDVIHINAHATSTPVGDIAEYTALRRVFGDHLDSVAISATKSSTGHLLGGAGAIEAIFTVLALHERTAPPTINLENQDPEIPLDVVTSPRELPAGPILAMSNSFGFGGHNAVIVFRSYE; encoded by the coding sequence TTGTCTAAAAAAATCGTTGTCACCGGAATCGGCGCTACTACGCCTCTCGGTGGTGACGCGCGTTCAACCTGGCAGGCATTGCTTGCCGGAGAGTCTGGCATTTCGACTCTCGAACAGGAATGGATTGCGCGGTATGAGATCCCTGTGACTTTTGCCGGACAGGCAAAGGTTCCAGCAGCTGAGGTTCTAACCCCGCAGGAGGCCAAGCGCCTCGACCCATCAAGCCAGTTTGCGTTGATCGCAGCACGCGAGGCTTGGGCTGACGCTGGTTCGCCAGACGTCGAGCCTGAGCGTCTCGCGGTTGAATTTGCCACCGGAATCGGTGGAGTGTGGACTCTCCTGGACGCGTACGACACGCTCAAGGAGAAGGGCCCACGTCGCGTAATGCCGATGACTGTGCCAATGCTTATGCCTAACGGCCCAGCTGCCGCCATCGGTATGGAAATTTCTGCCCGTGGTGGTGTGCGCACCTCTGTATCAGCGTGTGCCTCAAGTACCGAAGCAATTGCAAATGCTCTAAACCGCCTACGTTCGGGCGAGGTTGACGTAATTGTTGCCGGTGGTTCTGAAGCTGCAATTCACCCAATGCCGATCGCAGCTTTTGCTTCGATGCACGCTCTATCTCGCCGAAACGAAGAGCCAACTCGCGCCTCACGTCCGTACGACGTAGCCCGCGATGGTTTTGTAATGGGAGAGGGCGGTGGTGCCCTGGTTCTTGAGACCGAGGAGCACGCCAAGGCCCGTGGAGCAAAGATTTATGCCGAGGTAGTTGGTGGCGCTGTAACCTCTGATGCCTACCACATCACTGCTCCAGACCCAGAGGGTAGCGGTGCTGCGCGAGCAGTCTTGGCTGCACTAAAGCAGGCTGACGCAGAGCTAACTGACGTAATCCACATCAATGCGCACGCAACGAGCACACCAGTGGGCGACATCGCCGAATACACCGCTCTTCGTCGAGTTTTTGGTGACCATCTTGATTCGGTAGCCATCTCGGCCACCAAGTCTTCAACTGGCCATCTACTAGGTGGAGCCGGTGCAATCGAGGCCATCTTCACCGTACTGGCTCTTCACGAGCGCACCGCTCCCCCAACAATCAACCTTGAGAATCAGGATCCAGAGATTCCACTTGATGTGGTTACCTCTCCTCGCGAGCTACCAGCCGGACCAATCCTGGCTATGAGCAACTCATTTGGTTTTGGTGGTCACAACGCGGTTATTGTCTTCCGCAGCTACGAATGA
- a CDS encoding thymidine kinase translates to MSKLYFRHGAMNSGKSTALLQAAHNYEERDQHVLLAKPAIDIKGERAITSRLGVDREVDFLITPDLNLRAEFASRVEQFRTKTGKEIACLLIDEAQFLTAQQVDQALEIAVLDSVPVLAYGIRTDFLTHGFPGSLRLLEIAHSLEELKTICRCGRKAMFNARKLDGKFIFDGEQVAIDGVHVTYESLCPTCYFSEKSSN, encoded by the coding sequence ATGAGCAAGCTTTACTTTCGCCACGGAGCAATGAACAGTGGCAAGAGCACCGCTCTGCTTCAGGCAGCACACAATTATGAAGAGCGTGACCAGCACGTTCTGTTGGCCAAACCAGCAATTGATATCAAGGGCGAGCGGGCGATAACCAGCCGACTAGGAGTTGACCGCGAGGTTGACTTCCTGATTACCCCTGACCTTAACCTGAGAGCAGAGTTTGCCTCGAGGGTTGAACAGTTCAGGACGAAGACTGGGAAAGAAATCGCGTGCCTACTGATTGACGAGGCACAATTTCTGACAGCTCAGCAGGTTGATCAGGCGCTCGAGATTGCTGTTCTAGATTCGGTTCCAGTCTTGGCCTACGGTATCCGCACCGACTTTCTGACGCACGGATTTCCGGGTTCACTTAGGTTGCTGGAAATTGCACACTCGTTGGAAGAGCTCAAGACAATTTGCCGGTGTGGTCGCAAGGCCATGTTCAACGCCCGCAAGCTGGACGGCAAATTCATCTTTGATGGTGAACAGGTTGCCATTGACGGCGTGCACGTGACCTACGAATCACTGTGCCCAACCTGCTACTTCAGTGAGAAATCTTCTAACTAA